The window CACCACGGTTTCCGGTTCCAGCGACGAGACATTGCAGTCCAGCGCCATTTTCGATTTCGAGGCCACCGTCAAATCCGCCACGGACGATTCCGTGTTGTGGAGTTCCGGCAAGATCAGCCAGTCCTGGCCCTTTTACTCTGGCGAGGAAGCCGACGCGGACGCCGAAGTCACCAAGCTCGGCATTCGTCGACTGGCCGACAAAATGTCCCAAGGCTACTAGGCGGTTCGCAGTATGAATCGGCCCAAATATATCTTTCTTGTCTGCCCGGACCCCGAGCTGATCAAGTCCCATGTGAACGAGCGGCTCAAGGCCACCGGCAAGGACGACTGGACCATCAAGACCTTCTGGGGCGACGATGACGATCCGCTGCCGCAAACCTTCTGGACCGACCTGACCATCAAGTCACTGTTTCCGGAGCCCAAGGCCCTGATCATCCGCCGCGCCCACTCGCTCAAGGCCGAGCACTGGGACAAGCTGGACGCCAGCGTCAAAGGACTCAGCTCGGACATCTACCCCATCTTCTGCCTCGAAGGACAGTGGAAGACCAAGAAGGCTCCGGTTCCGGCCACTCTGTCACGCCGCAATCTTTTCAAGAAGGCCAAAAAGGACGGATGGATCTGGGAATCGCAGGGACTGGATTACCGCTCTCTCGGCGAATTTGTCCGCAACTGGGCCCGGCAGAACAACATCACCTTTGAGCCCGGCGCAGACCGCGCACTGACACAGGCCCTGCCCGTGGATGCGGTTGCAGCCCGGCTGGAACTGGACAAGATGGAACTGGCCGCTGGCGACGAACGCATGGTGCGCAAGGAGCACATCGGCCTGATTGCCCAGACCGGCGAGATGGCCTTCTTTGACCTCATGGATGCGCTGGCCCAGCCCGGCGCCGAGGCAGCCGTGTGGAAGCGCGTCATTGATGACCACGCCAAGTCCGCCAAAGACCAGATGCTGTTCAACCTCATCGGTTTTCTGGCCAGTCAGGCCCGCATGTACGGCCAGATTGTGGGAGGCGAGCAGCCCAAGGGCGCCCCTTTCATTATCAAGAAGAAGACACCCGTAGCCCAGCGACTGGGCCGCGCAGGCGTGGCGCGTATGATCGACCTCGCCCTCGACGCCGAATTTTCCATCAAGACCGGTGCCCGCAAGTACGAAGAGGTGCTCGACATCCTCATCGCGGGCCTCATCGACCTGTTCCAGCCAAAACGGCAACAGCGTCGCTTCTAGAGTTATAATTCTCGGATAATAATACTCCTGCGATTGACATCCCCGATATGACTGAGAAAGCAAAGCCACATTACCTCGGCCATCGCCAGCGGCTCAAGGAGAAGCTGTTGCAGACTCCGCGCAGCCTGGCGGATTATGAGGTATTGGAGCTTGCCTTGGCTCTGGTGATCCCGCGCAGGGACACCAAACCGCTCGCCAAGGACATCATCGAGCGGTTCGGCTCTTTGAAAGACGCTGTCATGGCCCGTCCCGATCAGTTGGATGACATCAAGGGCGTGGGCGATGGCGTCAAGGCGCAATGGGCGCTCATGCAGGAACTCTTTGCCCGTCTGGGCGAGGCAGGTGCGCGTAGCCGCCAGCCCCTGTCTGATCCGGCCGATGTTGCCAAGGCTGCCATGGCCCGTATCGGCAACAAAGGCACCGAGGAATTCTGGGCCGCCTTTCTGGACAACAAAAACCGGGTCATCGCATGGGAGCAGGTATCCAAGGGCACGGTCAATGCCACCCCGGTTTTCCCGCGCGAAATCATGGCGACAGCACTCCGGCTGGAGGCAACATCCCTGATTCTGGCGCACAATCACCCCGGCGGCGATCCGTATCCGTCCACCGAGGACATGCTCCTCACCGACCGCATCCGTGAAGTGGCAGAAGGGCTGGACATCCGGCTGCTGGACCACCTCGTTGTCACGGACCACGACTACTACAGCTTCAACGAACAGGGACGACTCTAACCTCCAAAGGGGATCAGGATATGAAACAGATGCATTTCACCGTACACGGCAAGGTACAGGGCGTCTGGTTTCGAGCCTGGACCCAGGATTTGGCCAAGGAGCTCGGCCTGACCGGCTGGGTGCGCAACACATCCGACGGCAACGTCGAAGGATTGGCCTTGGGAGAGGACACCCAACTAGCTAAATTTAAAGAACGTTTGCATGACGGACCACCCTTGGCACGGGTCACTCAGGTGGATTCCGCCGAGTCCGAAGCCGAAGATATAATCGACAGCTTCAACGTCCGGCCGTAAAGTTCTATAAATTACACGAAAATCGGACTTGCCAAGCCGATTTTACGACTTATTTGGGTTTAACCGACCCATTTTCACTGCAATCAAAGGATATACCCTTGAGCAAAAAGAAAAATAAATCGCCGATCAAACCGGCGAAAATCAGGCGCAAAAAGCCGGATACACAACAGAAGAAGCAGCCCGTCCGCAAACCCGAAAGCACGCCGAAACCGGCGCAGGGTCCGGGACAAGGCGAGGACCTGCCGGACATCATTGAAGCCCTGACCGGCGGCCCCGGCTCCACCGCCATGTTCGCCGACGGAGAAGATCTGGCTACGCCCAATCCCTCGGATATCCCGTCCGTCCTGCCCGTGCTGGCCGTGCGCGACATCGTGGTCTTCAACTACATGATCCTGCCCCTGTTCGTTGGCCGCGAGAAATCCGTGCAGGCCGTGGACGCCTCCCTCAACGACGACCGCTATATCCTGATCCTCACCCAGAAAGACGAGGCCGTGGAAGATCCCGCTGAGGAAGATCTCTACCTGACCGGCACCGTGGGTATGATCATGCGCATGCTCAAAATGCCCGACGGCCGCCTCAAGGTGCTCGTGCAGGGTCTGGCCCGCGCCAAGGTCAAGAAATTTACTGCCAACGAGCCGTACCACATCGCTGAGCTGGAACCCATCATCGAGCCCGAAGTTCCCAGCCTGACCAGCGAGCAGGAAGCGCTGGTCCGCTCCTCCCGCGAGCAGTCCGAACGCATCCTGTCCCTGCGCGGCATCTCCTCGCAGGATATCATGTCCGTGCTGAACAACGTCAGCGACCCCGGTCGTCTGGCCGATCTCATCGCTTCCAACCTGCGCATGAAGGTCAACGCTGCCCAGAAGATTCTGGAATGCCAGGACCCCATGATCCGCCTGGAACTGGTCAACTCCCAGCTTCTCAAGGAAGTGGAAGTGGCCAACATGCAGAACAAGATTCAGGCCATGGCCAAGGAAGGCATGGACAAGGCTCAGCGTGACTTCTACCTGCGCGAGCAGATGAAGGCCATCAAGCGTGAACTCGGTGACGACAACGACGAAACCGAGGAGATGGAAGAGCTCAAGCAGGGCATCATCAAATCCGGCATGCCCAAGGAAGTGATGAAGGAAGCCCACAAGCAGCTTCGCCGTCTCGAATCCATGCACGCCGAATCCAGCGAGGCCACGGTCATCCGCACCTACCTCGACTGGATGATCGAGCTGCCGTGGAAGAAGCTCTCCCGCGACCGTCTCGACATCAAGAAGGCAGAAGAGATTCTCAACACCGATCACTATGACCTCGAGAAGGTCAAGGAGCGCATCCTCGAATACTTGAGCGTACGCAAGCTCAATCCGAAGATGAAAGGCCCCATCCTCTGCTTCGCAGGCCCTCCCGGCGTGGGTAAGACCTCCCTTGGTCGTTCCATCGCACGCTCTCTGGGCCGCAAGTTCCATCGCATGTCCCTTGGCGGCATGCGTGACGAAGCCGAGATTCGTGGTCACCGCCGCACCTACATCGGCGCCATGCCGGGCCGCATCATTCAGGCCATCAAGCAGTGTGGCACCCGCAATCCGGTGATCATGCTCGATGAAATCGACAAGCTCGGTTCCGATTTCCGGGGCGATCCGTCCTCCGCACTTCTCGAAGTGCTTGATCCGGAACAGAACTTCTCGTTCACCGACTACTATCTGAACGTGCCCTTCGACCTGTCCAAGGTCATGTTCATCTGCACGGCCAACATGCTCGACTCCATCCCCGGCCCGCTCCGCGACCGCATGGAGATCATCCGCATCCCCGGTTACACCGAGCACGAAAAGACCGTCATCACGCGCCGCTACATCATCCCCCGTCAGACCGAGGAAAACGGCCTGAAGGAAGATGAGCTGGTCATCAGCGACAAGCTGGTCTCCAAGGTCGTTCGCGAGTACACCCGCGAGGCCGGCCTTCGTAACGTGGAGCGCGAGATCGGCACCCTGTGCCGCAAGATGGCCCGCAAGAAGGCCGAAGGCGAAAAGGGACCGTTCAAGGTCACTGCCAAGAACCTGTACAAGCTGCTTGGCCCGCCGCACTTCCTCGATGACGAGAAGGAAACCGCACTGCCTCCGGGCGTTGCCGTAGGTCTCGCCTGGACTCCTGTCGGCGGCGAGCTGCTCCACATCGAAGTGACCACCATGCCCGGCAAGGGCAAGTTGATCCTCACCGGTAAGCTCGGCGAAGTGATGAAGGAGTCGGCTCAGGCCGCTCTGTCCATCGCCCGCGCCCGCGCCGACGAGTACGGCATTGATCCCAAGTTCGTTGACGAACGGGACATCCACGTACACGTTCCCGCAGGTGCCACGCCCAAGGACGGTCCGTCAGCCGGTGTCACGCTGGTCACGGCCCTGATTTCCGCCCTGACCGACGCGCCCATCAACCCCGAGGTCGCCATGACCGGCGAAATCTCGCTCCGCGGACGCGTACTGCCCGTCGGCGGTATCAAGGAAAAGATTCTTGCCGCCGTATCCCGCGGCATGAAGAAGGTGCTCATTCCCTCGCAGAACAAGAAGGACCTCGCCGAGGTGCCCGACGAACTGCTCAAGAAGATCACCATCAAGACCATCGAAAAGATCGACGAGGTCTGGCCCCTCGCCAAGGCTGACTAGCCAGCGACATAAAAACGACAAAGAGCCCCGGAAGCGTATACTTCCGGGGCTCTTTTATTTTGAAATCAGGACTTGAAGCCGCCCTGACGGGCGGAATTATGCATGGACTAGCAGGGCTTCCTGCCCTGCACCCGGCTTAAGGCCGAGTGCCTTAAGAATCCCATTCGCGGCTTTCGCCGCAAAGTACTTTTATTTAAAAACTTCCCAATCTCGTTCATCCTCGAGCGAAGCGAGCTACAAAAAGTTTAGAAGATTCTTGCTTTAGCCGTTCCCGAGTCTTCGAGGGTTACGGATAAAGACAGCAGAGATAAGAACCCTTTTCTCAAAGGGTTCTTAAGCCGTCGGAGACGCCCCGCTGGCGAAGCGGCCCGCCGGAGGCATTCCTTACTCAGTCGCTTCGGCTACACCCGCGTCCGCAAAGGTCGCCATCTTGTTGTAGATGTCGGCGGCGGAACGAACGAGATACATGGCGCAGGCGGCTCCGGTTCCCTCAC of the Pseudodesulfovibrio sp. zrk46 genome contains:
- a CDS encoding DNA polymerase III subunit delta yields the protein MNRPKYIFLVCPDPELIKSHVNERLKATGKDDWTIKTFWGDDDDPLPQTFWTDLTIKSLFPEPKALIIRRAHSLKAEHWDKLDASVKGLSSDIYPIFCLEGQWKTKKAPVPATLSRRNLFKKAKKDGWIWESQGLDYRSLGEFVRNWARQNNITFEPGADRALTQALPVDAVAARLELDKMELAAGDERMVRKEHIGLIAQTGEMAFFDLMDALAQPGAEAAVWKRVIDDHAKSAKDQMLFNLIGFLASQARMYGQIVGGEQPKGAPFIIKKKTPVAQRLGRAGVARMIDLALDAEFSIKTGARKYEEVLDILIAGLIDLFQPKRQQRRF
- the radC gene encoding DNA repair protein RadC, which codes for MTEKAKPHYLGHRQRLKEKLLQTPRSLADYEVLELALALVIPRRDTKPLAKDIIERFGSLKDAVMARPDQLDDIKGVGDGVKAQWALMQELFARLGEAGARSRQPLSDPADVAKAAMARIGNKGTEEFWAAFLDNKNRVIAWEQVSKGTVNATPVFPREIMATALRLEATSLILAHNHPGGDPYPSTEDMLLTDRIREVAEGLDIRLLDHLVVTDHDYYSFNEQGRL
- a CDS encoding acylphosphatase → MKQMHFTVHGKVQGVWFRAWTQDLAKELGLTGWVRNTSDGNVEGLALGEDTQLAKFKERLHDGPPLARVTQVDSAESEAEDIIDSFNVRP
- the lon gene encoding endopeptidase La — its product is MSKKKNKSPIKPAKIRRKKPDTQQKKQPVRKPESTPKPAQGPGQGEDLPDIIEALTGGPGSTAMFADGEDLATPNPSDIPSVLPVLAVRDIVVFNYMILPLFVGREKSVQAVDASLNDDRYILILTQKDEAVEDPAEEDLYLTGTVGMIMRMLKMPDGRLKVLVQGLARAKVKKFTANEPYHIAELEPIIEPEVPSLTSEQEALVRSSREQSERILSLRGISSQDIMSVLNNVSDPGRLADLIASNLRMKVNAAQKILECQDPMIRLELVNSQLLKEVEVANMQNKIQAMAKEGMDKAQRDFYLREQMKAIKRELGDDNDETEEMEELKQGIIKSGMPKEVMKEAHKQLRRLESMHAESSEATVIRTYLDWMIELPWKKLSRDRLDIKKAEEILNTDHYDLEKVKERILEYLSVRKLNPKMKGPILCFAGPPGVGKTSLGRSIARSLGRKFHRMSLGGMRDEAEIRGHRRTYIGAMPGRIIQAIKQCGTRNPVIMLDEIDKLGSDFRGDPSSALLEVLDPEQNFSFTDYYLNVPFDLSKVMFICTANMLDSIPGPLRDRMEIIRIPGYTEHEKTVITRRYIIPRQTEENGLKEDELVISDKLVSKVVREYTREAGLRNVEREIGTLCRKMARKKAEGEKGPFKVTAKNLYKLLGPPHFLDDEKETALPPGVAVGLAWTPVGGELLHIEVTTMPGKGKLILTGKLGEVMKESAQAALSIARARADEYGIDPKFVDERDIHVHVPAGATPKDGPSAGVTLVTALISALTDAPINPEVAMTGEISLRGRVLPVGGIKEKILAAVSRGMKKVLIPSQNKKDLAEVPDELLKKITIKTIEKIDEVWPLAKAD